The Streptomyces achromogenes DNA segment CGACGCGGGCTGTCCCCGGACTGCGGCGGCTCCTGGCTGCTGCCGAGACTCGTCGGGTTGCAGCAGGCCAAGCGGCTCGCGCTGCTCGCGGAGACGATCGACGCCGAGGAGGCGAAGGCGCTGGGCCTGGTGACCTGGGTGACGGACACCGAGGAGGTGGACACCTTCGTCGACGACCTGACCGCCCGGCTGGTGGCCGGTCCCCCGGTGGCCCACGCCCAGACCAAGGCCCTGCTGAACGAGGGCATCGACCGCACCTTGCGGGACGCC contains these protein-coding regions:
- a CDS encoding enoyl-CoA hydratase/isomerase family protein, translating into MPTVAKVTGAAVGAGWNLALGCDLVVATPQARFSQIFARRGLSPDCGGSWLLPRLVGLQQAKRLALLAETIDAEEAKALGLVTWVTDTEEVDTFVDDLTARLVAGPPVAHAQTKALLNEGIDRTLRDALANEAKAQAVNFAGADVREAYAAFAARREPLFTGRWAVPSRPEDDT